One Pseudomonas sp. B21_DOA genomic window, GGCACCGGCGGACAGCTGGTCCGGCACATAGGTTTGGCGTTCTGGGTTGCTCATGATGTTCTCCAATCAGCGGCGCGAGGCGCCCTCGACAATGGCGTTTACGACGGCCTTGCGCTCACCCTGAGCGGCATCGCCCGTCGGAGTGGACGTCGATGCGCCAGTGGCATCGGCCTTGATGGCGTTCAGAGAAATGCCGCGATCCTGCGCTGCCTTGAACAGCTGTAGCGCTGTGGCTTCAACCGTTGTGCCTGCGTCGATGGCAGCGGCGATTTCAGTTTCGAAACCCTTGCTGGCCATTGCATTGATGCCAGTGATGCGTTGCCGCTCTGCAGTAGCGCCTTCCTCGCGACTTTGGGTGCGGATGCTTTCGAGATCCGGTTGGCTCGCCTGAGCGATTTCGATGGTTTGCGGATCCGTGCCGGCGGCCAGCGCCTCACGCAACTCCGCCGTGCTGCTGACGGTGGTCATGTTGTATTTCCTCGGTTGAGTGGCGGCCGGTTTGGCCAGTTCGGTAATCAATGTTTCAAGCGACCCCAGACGGTGGGCCAAGCCGGACTCGACAGCCGCGGCGCCAACGCGCAGGCCGCCGAAGTCGCCCATCTCTGGGACACGCTCCGGCTCCACGCCCAGGTTACGGGCCACCTTGGCGACGAACACATCGCCCATGGCATCGACCGTTTCGCCGACTTTGGCCCGCCCTTCTTCGGTAGAGAGATCTACACGCTTGTTCGGGGCATTGCGGCTGACGATCTGATAGCGCTTACGGCCGTTGCCTTCCTCGCCGCCGACCACGGCTTCAACGACCACACCGATACTCCCGGCGAGCGCCGTTTCGTCGATGACGATTTCGCTGGCAGCTGACGCAATCCAATAGGCCGCGCTTGCACCAGTGCCGCCGATGTAGGCAACGATGCGTTTACGGTCACGGGCCGCATGGATCTGGTCAGCCAGTTCGTTGATGCCGGCGGCAACGCCGCCTGGGCTATCGATGTTCAGGATGATCGCGCTGATCTTGGGATCATCGAGTGCGGTCTGCAGGTCGGTGGCCAGCACCTGAGTGCTGGTCGCACCGCTGATCTCGGTGAAAAGGTTGGCATAGCGAAACACCGGACCGACTACCGGGATGATCGCCACACCATTGCGTACGCTGACAGTGCGGCTGTTATCCAGTCGCATGCCAGTGCGTGTTTCCAGCGCCGCCGGATCGCCCATGCGGTCTGCAATGGTCAGCAAGTTATCCAGGGCGCCGGGCAGCATCAGCCACGGCTGCGATGCAGCCAGCTCGAATGCGCGGGGCATGGTTATTCCTCGTTGGGGTTGGCGGACGGCGGTGTTTCCTGCTCCCGCCCTTTGGGTAAAACGTGCAGGCCATCGTTGCGCCGCTGGGTGACTTCGCGCACGCGCTGCCGATACACCTGCTGCCACGGCTCGCCGGTCATTGCGGCGGTTTCCAGTGTTTCGTTGCTGACACCAATCTCGATGCGCTTACCGGCAGCGTTGGCTTCCTTCAGCTCATCAATGGCGCCACGTGCCGGGCCGATCCAAATCGCCTGGCAGTAGGCTTTGCGTTTCGCCGGGTCCGCGTAACCCGGCAGGCTGATCAATCCACGGGCCACCGCCTCATCGATCAGCAATTCCCGGCTGGGCTGGCAAAAGTCACAGATCAACCACCAGCGGCGCAGGCTGTAAAAACGCCACGCCTGCAACATCGCCGCACGGGCTGCGCTATAGCTGCTGCTGTAGTGGAGCAACAGCTCTTCCATCGGTTGCTCTAAAGCAGCGCCGATTTCCTTGACCACTGCCGTAAAGAACGGATCGAATTGCGCATTAGGCCGCGCAGGATTGGCGATTACCGGTTCCTCACCTTGGCCTAGGTCAACAATCGCCCCCTCGCCCAGAGCCAGTTCGCCGTCAGCCGTTGTGTCGCCTGCGGGACCGTCGCCTTCGTTGGCTAATGCGGTCAGCGGGAGATTCCCGACTTGAAAGTCGTTGGTCTTTTTGATGAACACCGTGAACATTGCGGAGATCACCGCCGCCATCAGCTCGGCGCTGCTATAGCGCTCCAGCTTCTGCAACGGTTCCAGTACCGGTGCCAGGTAAGGCGCTCCGCGCTTTTGCCCCGGACGCTCCTTGTCGGCCATGACGTGCATGACGCGGCGCCGGCCCGTGGCCTCGCCAAAGGCTGGCAGACGCTCCCATTTAAGCGCCTGGCCGGCGGTGTATTCGTTGGGGTATCCGGTACAGACGTGATACGCCAGCGGCGCCCCCAGCCGGTCGAACTCGACACCGTCCACGAGGTTTGCAGTGTCCAATTGCCCGGCTGGATTGCAGACCCGGTCCGATTCGATCAACTGCAAGCGCGTGCTGAAAATGCAGCCTGAGCGCTCATCGTCAGGACTGGCAATCAGCACGTCACCACCCACCATGGACGAGATCAATACCAGTGCTTGTAACTGGTAGTGATTGAGTGTCGCTTCGGCATCGCATTCGCGTGGATCATCGGCGTATAGCGACCACAAGCGATCAAGCTGATTGTTGATTTTCTCAGCCTGCGCCTCGTCGAGACCTAATGCGTCATGATCGATCTGTGACCGGCAAACCAGCCCGGTTCCTACAACATTGGTGCGCAAGCGCGTGATCGCCGCACGGGCTATCAAGTGATTGCGCATGGCGTCTCGCGAGCGAGCAACCAGCATTCGACGCTCGTTTTGATCGAGATCTCGACGCGGACTGCCAAGACCGGGAATCCAGCTGGCCATGCTGCGCAGTACGCGAGAAGCCCCGCGCCATCTCGTCTCAACACCGCCCCCGCCACCTTGGGCGACGATAGGCTTGGACTCGTTTGCCGACTTGGCGAGTTTGAGGGCCTCGCGCATCAGCAGCTCGGCCGGGTCTTTTCGAAAAAATCCCATAGTCAGATCTTCATGAAGGAGACGCGGTTGCGGCCACGTCCCTGTTGTTGAGCCTGTTCCAACGCGACCTCTCTGGCGTACTGCTGCTCCAGAAGACGCAAGCTGTTCAGCTCAGCGCGATAAAGCTCGCGATCCGCACGGCGCAGGCGCTGGCCTTTTTCAGGACGTCAGAGATCGCCGCCCGGACTTCCGCGAGGCGCTGTTGTGCGTCTGTCATGTGTGTTTCCTTAATAGCCCGCGCGACTGCGGGTGCCCCGCCCACGAGCGACAGCTCGGCGCGGTACCGGTGCGACCGGTTGTTCGGTACTGAACAGGGTTGGCTGCAGCAACTGCTGCTCCAACTGGTCCCATTCGTGATCGCGTAACAGATGAGTTTTCAGGCTGCGAGCCGCGTGCAAGGCATACACCTCGCAATCCAGCGCTTCGTTGCGACGGCCGGCTTTCTTTTGCCAAACCATTTTGCTGGGGTTACGCGGGTGCGGTGCCAGGACTTCGTTGGTGAGTTGCTCGTAGTAGTCCGAGCGGATCTCGCAGTACCAATGCATGCGCCCCGGTCCAGCACCTTTGAGGCGCAGCCGCCCATCAATGAGCGTCTTCGCTTTGTGCGTACCGACGATGTGGACTCGCAGGCCGTATTTCGCAGCCTTGGTGTTGTCCTGTGAGGTATCCACCGACTGCGGAGGCTTGGTAAAGATCTCCTTGTCGCGACTGTCGATAGAGGCGCCTTTGATCGCCATCACGTTGTAGCGTTGACGATCCCGCACGTAGGCATACACCGCATCACTGGTATTGCCGTCAGAGCTGTCGATGCTGACCGCCGATACCGCCAGTTGCGCACCGCTTTCGACCGGTATGGGTTGAGAAATAACCCGATCCAGTTCTTGCCAAACAGCGTCATGGGGATCGATGGGGTTGCCGTGAAGCTCACCCCAGTACAAGCGCCACGACTCTTCGCCTCGTCCCCAACCGATGATTGTGAGAGCAAGACGGTCGCCTTGGACGTCAACGCCAACGGTGATCAGCAGGACACCTTTCGGCGCTGTCAGCTCCGCATAAGGCTCCGCACGCTTTTCCAGCTCATCGGTCTTCGGTGCATCGCTCTGATACTCGTAGCTTTCGCCCTTGGAGCTGTTGACGAAAGCGATCATCGGTCCGATGTTGCCTTGCGAGGCCGCGTGTTCGGCCTGGAGCTTTTTCTCCATCAACACCTGGAAACGCGATCCCCAAAACGTCGCGTACAGCTCGTTGAGGATGTAACCGGCGATCCCCCGAAATTCTGCTGTAGCCGACCAGCGCCCGTGCTTGAGGTTGGCGTTCTTCTGGTTGTCATCCCAGATTCCACCGCAGTGCGGGCAGGAGTAAAAAGTTTTCTCCGGCCGCTTCTTGCCGTACACCTCATGCAGGTATTCCGGATCCTCGTCGCAGTGCAGGTTGTCAAAGCTCAACGCGTGTTCTTGGCCGCATTCGTGACACGGCACCAGGCCGACGCGCTTGTCCGACAGTTCCAGCTCAGCATCTATGGCGGACAAGCCCTTGATGGTCGGTGTACCGCCGATGATGATCTTCGAGCGGCGAAACGTTTTCAGTCGTTCCTTGGCCAGCTTGATACTGTCGCCCTGACCGCGCAGGTTGAGGTTGCAGTCGTCCGGCTCTTCGATCGCAACGCGCGGCACTGGCGTGGACTTCACACTGGCCGGGCTGTTTGAACCCACCATTTTCAGGAAGCCGCCTGGGAAACGCTTGAAGTCCTGTCGCTGCTGCAACTTGCGGCTTCGCAGATCGACTTTCTTGCGCAGCCGTGGTGTGGCTTCGATCATCGGTTCAAGCTTTTCGCCGACGTACTGTTTGGCCGCTTCGGCCTTGGGAAAGAGCACCAGTATCGGTGACGGATCGATGTCGATCCATTTGCCCAGGGCGTTACCCAGAACGCCTGACGTCCAAGCAACCTGCGCTGACTTACGGCCGACGATCTCGCTGACAGCTGGATCGTCCAACGCTTCCAGTGGCCCGCCCGGCCAGATCAGATGAGGCGTAACGTCAAAGCGATATTTGCCGGGTCGCGCTGCCTCTTCTGGTGCGAGCCAGCGGTACTTGTCCGCCCACTCGATAATGCTCATGCGAGGCGGCGGCGCCCACTTGCGGCAAGCACCGCGCAGCGCTTTAGTCGCCGTCTTCCTCAGGGCCCTCCGAATCGTCCGATTCGTCAGGATATCCATCTGACGCGGCATCATCCTTGTCATAGTCAGAAAGCCTCCTCAGGATGGCTTCAATGGGGTCGCGAATCAGTTGCTCGTCGACTTCCACGTCGTAGCGCGCCGAAAGTTCGGCGGCCAGCACATCGGGGAAAGAGTTGAGCAACTCCACTTTTGCGGCGGTGATCATTGCTTCGAAGCGTTCGATCAAATCAGCAGCGATGACCACCTCGCCAAGATCTTTGGCCATCGCGAGTTCTTCACGATCAGCGCGGATCCGGTCGAGGCGATCGCGGGAAGATTCTTTTTGCCGTTGAGTGCGGCTTGGTGCATCAGCCACTGAATCACGGCTTCGGTGTCGTATTGGTTTTCGTTGCCCCGACCGAGGCCGAACTCGGTCACTGGCATGCCGTCGTTCTGCCATCGGGTCAGGGTGCGTTCATCGCGACCGACGATCTCGCTCAAGTCGGCCTTGCTGACTGTCTTTCCCATGTCTAACCCTTTGAAAAGACGGACATCCCTGTGAAATTCTCAGCTGCAGAGATCCCGCGAGTTCCGTAACCCGTGTAGGGGAGGCCTTCGGGGAGGACCCGGAAAAACCGGCGCCCCTGCTCCGCCCCGCCTCTTAGGTGTGGTCGGTCGATGCTGATTCGGAAAGGCCAAGCCGCTTGGCAGCCCAGCGTTCGTACAACCCGATGGCAACGTCCGCTCCGGCCATTGCAGTGAGGCATCCCAAGGCGCCCGCCGTCCAGATCGTCATGCCGGCCGCGATCATCAGCATCATCGCCGTCACCCCGCAGACAATGCAGGCCCCCGACCGAAGCGCGAGCCTGCGCAGCAACGCCCAGCCCCGGGCACCATCCTTGTCTGCTCGCCACATCTCACCGGATACGCCGCCGACCAGAGCCAGGACGATCACCAACCAGATCGGCATTTCTGCCAGCGCTTGCTGCTCATTTGTCATGTTGTGCCTCAAGTGAAGGAGCATGCCGAACACAAAAGAAAACCCCGCCGGAGGGCAGGGTTTTCAATGTCGCGGCATACGCCAGGACGAAGTGCACAGCACGTGCTCGGGAAGCGCCAAGGCGCAGAATCCATATCGTGGGGACTTTTTACCCCTGAGTACGGAACCGAAAAGGGGGCATTTTCGGTTATCCAACTTGACGCAACTTTGACGCAACTTTGAGGAGACTTTGAGGTAAAGCGCCCCGACCAACGGTAAGCCACTTACG contains:
- a CDS encoding S49 family peptidase; translation: MPRAFELAASQPWLMLPGALDNLLTIADRMGDPAALETRTGMRLDNSRTVSVRNGVAIIPVVGPVFRYANLFTEISGATSTQVLATDLQTALDDPKISAIILNIDSPGGVAAGINELADQIHAARDRKRIVAYIGGTGASAAYWIASAASEIVIDETALAGSIGVVVEAVVGGEEGNGRKRYQIVSRNAPNKRVDLSTEEGRAKVGETVDAMGDVFVAKVARNLGVEPERVPEMGDFGGLRVGAAAVESGLAHRLGSLETLITELAKPAATQPRKYNMTTVSSTAELREALAAGTDPQTIEIAQASQPDLESIRTQSREEGATAERQRITGINAMASKGFETEIAAAIDAGTTVEATALQLFKAAQDRGISLNAIKADATGASTSTPTGDAAQGERKAVVNAIVEGASRR
- a CDS encoding phage portal protein — translated: MGFFRKDPAELLMREALKLAKSANESKPIVAQGGGGGVETRWRGASRVLRSMASWIPGLGSPRRDLDQNERRMLVARSRDAMRNHLIARAAITRLRTNVVGTGLVCRSQIDHDALGLDEAQAEKINNQLDRLWSLYADDPRECDAEATLNHYQLQALVLISSMVGGDVLIASPDDERSGCIFSTRLQLIESDRVCNPAGQLDTANLVDGVEFDRLGAPLAYHVCTGYPNEYTAGQALKWERLPAFGEATGRRRVMHVMADKERPGQKRGAPYLAPVLEPLQKLERYSSAELMAAVISAMFTVFIKKTNDFQVGNLPLTALANEGDGPAGDTTADGELALGEGAIVDLGQGEEPVIANPARPNAQFDPFFTAVVKEIGAALEQPMEELLLHYSSSYSAARAAMLQAWRFYSLRRWWLICDFCQPSRELLIDEAVARGLISLPGYADPAKRKAYCQAIWIGPARGAIDELKEANAAGKRIEIGVSNETLETAAMTGEPWQQVYRQRVREVTQRRNDGLHVLPKGREQETPPSANPNEE
- a CDS encoding phage terminase large subunit family protein; amino-acid sequence: MSIIEWADKYRWLAPEEAARPGKYRFDVTPHLIWPGGPLEALDDPAVSEIVGRKSAQVAWTSGVLGNALGKWIDIDPSPILVLFPKAEAAKQYVGEKLEPMIEATPRLRKKVDLRSRKLQQRQDFKRFPGGFLKMVGSNSPASVKSTPVPRVAIEEPDDCNLNLRGQGDSIKLAKERLKTFRRSKIIIGGTPTIKGLSAIDAELELSDKRVGLVPCHECGQEHALSFDNLHCDEDPEYLHEVYGKKRPEKTFYSCPHCGGIWDDNQKNANLKHGRWSATAEFRGIAGYILNELYATFWGSRFQVLMEKKLQAEHAASQGNIGPMIAFVNSSKGESYEYQSDAPKTDELEKRAEPYAELTAPKGVLLITVGVDVQGDRLALTIIGWGRGEESWRLYWGELHGNPIDPHDAVWQELDRVISQPIPVESGAQLAVSAVSIDSSDGNTSDAVYAYVRDRQRYNVMAIKGASIDSRDKEIFTKPPQSVDTSQDNTKAAKYGLRVHIVGTHKAKTLIDGRLRLKGAGPGRMHWYCEIRSDYYEQLTNEVLAPHPRNPSKMVWQKKAGRRNEALDCEVYALHAARSLKTHLLRDHEWDQLEQQLLQPTLFSTEQPVAPVPRRAVARGRGTRSRAGY
- a CDS encoding terminase small subunit: MGKTVSKADLSEIVGRDERTLTRWQNDGMPVTEFGLGRGNENQYDTEAVIQWLMHQAALNGKKNLPAIASTGSALIVKNSRWPKILARWSSLLI
- a CDS encoding pyocin R2, holin — protein: MTNEQQALAEMPIWLVIVLALVGGVSGEMWRADKDGARGWALLRRLALRSGACIVCGVTAMMLMIAAGMTIWTAGALGCLTAMAGADVAIGLYERWAAKRLGLSESASTDHT